The segment ATCACTGCGTACATTCAGCAGGTTCGGGAAAATACCGTTATCCATCTGATACTGCAGCAAACCGTCCTGAACTTCCTTCGATACGATGTAAGTCGCGTACGTGAACGCCGCTTGCTGCTTCTCCGGAGTCGCTTTCGGGTTAAAGATCATGACTGCACCGCCAACCTGTGCAGGGGAAGAACCTCCAGGTCCCGGCGGAAGCGCAGAGAAGCCAATGTTCTCGATATCCATACCGGCAGATACCATACCGCCGAACCAGTTGGATGCCGCAATCATGGAAGCCGCACGATTCTGATAGAAATCATCGGAGTTTTCGTCCAGGCTTTGCACGACATTTTTCTGAGTTGCATTATACTTGAATTTTAGATCCTGATAATACTGCAGTGCCTGCACCGCCGGCTCGGAGGTAAAGGTCAGCTTGACACTTCCATCCTCCTGCCGCTCTGTCAAATCTCCGCCGGCCTGCCAGACATAGTATTCAAAGAACCAGTCCGCCCAGTCCATTCCAAGCAGTGCATATCCATATTGATTCTTGGAAGGATCAGACAGCTTCTGAGCCGCTTCACCAAACGATTCCCAATCCTTTAATGCTTCCTTCGGATCCAGGCCTGCATCCGCAAACATCTGCTTGTTATAGGCAAGACCGGTCACGTACATGAGGTTCGGAATGCCGTAAATTTTGCCATCGCGGGTTGCGGCCTGCATAGCTGAAGGCAAAATTTGGTCCTTCTCTGCGTAGTTATTCCACAGTTCTGTAATATCTGCAGCAATGCCTTGATCAATATAGGACTCCATATCCGGGAACGCGTTCGCGTACAAATCCGGCTGCTTCCCGCCAACCACGGCTGTCATGAACTGCTCTCTTTCCTTGGTCAGCGTCTGCATAACATGCTCTACCTTAATGTTCGGATGCTTCTCGGCAAAATCCTTGAATACCTGCTCCCAGTATGGCTTGGCAGGATCACCGTCCTGCGGCATATCCCATGCTACAATCTCTACAACCTCGCCCGATGCCTGCGGCGTTGCCTCTTGACCATCCGCCCCGCTGCTGGAATCGCTTCCAGTAGTGCCCGTGCCATTGCCGGAGCATGCCGATACGAACATGGATGTCAGCAGCGTCAGGGTAAGAAGCGCTTTAGATCTGATCTTTCTCTTCATCGTTGAATCCCCCATTCATGAGATGTCTTTACTCTTTCAATTGTAAAGAACACCTTAAGGAGGCACGTACGAATATATTAAGCAGCGGCTACGAAAATCTTAATCATTCCTTCCTTTGAAATAGTGAAATCCAAAAAGCGCCGCCCGAAACAGGCTCCTTCTCCTGTTCGGGCGGCGCTCACGCTCACCGGATGTCTTCATTATACTGCTGAACCACTTCCTTCTCCGCCTGTTCCTGCGCTCTTGTGAGCAGCTCGTAAGGGTCTGCCTCCTCGTGCAGCAATGCTTCCTGCACGGCCTTTGAGACATATGGGCTCAATCTTGATTTCAAAAAATACTCCAGCCTGCTCTGCTCAGCCGCCTGCTGAATGCTTCGGACCAACTCCCCCGGCATACCCTCAGCATAGATCGCCGGGTTCACATCATCCCGGTAGGACAGCAGATTAGGCAGCTTCCCCTGCTCCTGCTGAAAGCGCAGCATTTCCTCGTGGGCATACTTGGAGGTCATGAAGGTCGCATACGTGAAGGCGGCCTGCTGCTTCTCACTGGAAGCCTTCGGATTAAAGATCCAGATGCCCCCGCCAACCTGGGACAGCGATACGCCGGCAGGCCCCGCAGGAAACATAGCAATTCCGATATCCTCCAGATGTACCCCCGACTCCCGCATCTCTCCAAACCAGTTCGAGGCCACAATCATTGTCGCAGCACGACCGAAGTAGAAATCCTTTTTGCTGTCATCCAAGCTCTGAAGCACATCGGGCTGTATCGCATCATATTGAAATCTCAGATCCTGGTAGTATTCCAGTGCTCTGACCGCCGCCTCGGAATTAAACGTTAGCTCCACACTTCCGTCCGCATGCCGCCGGGTCAGATCGCCTCCGGCCTGCCACACATAATACTCATAGAACCAGTCGGCCCACTCTGTGCCCAGAATGGCATAGCCGTAACGATCCTTTGAAGCATCCTTCAGGTCCCGGGCCGCCTTGGCGAAGGTATCCCAGTCCTGCAGCACCTCCTCCGGCTGAAGCTGCTGCTCCTGAAAGATCCGCTTGTTATAGGCAAGAGCAGTCACATACATCAGGTTCGGAATGCCGTACACCCTGCCCCGCTGGGATGCCGTATCCATAGCAATCGGCGAGTAATGAATACGGTCCGGATACGCCTCCCACAGCTCTGTGATATCTGCTGGAATGCCCTGGTCGATATACGTTTCCATATCCGGAAAGGCAGCATTATACAAATCCGGCTGCTCACCGCCGGCCACTGCCGTCATAAACTGCTCACGTTCCTTTTGGTAGGCAGCTTCCATGTGAATGACCCGAATATGGGGATACAGCCTCTCGAACTCATGAAACATCAAATCATAGTACGGCTTGTCCGCCGAGCCTGCAAATGGCTTATCCCAGACGACAATCTCGACCACTTGCTCTGTCACGCCGCCCTCCAGCTTCAAGGGCTTGCTGCCTGTACAGGAGGCAAGCAGAGGAAGAGCGAGCGTTAGGAGCAGCATTTTTTTCAAAACGGAGCCCTTCTTCATGCCGTTCCCCCCTTAGGTCTGATCGGAGCTCTGCTCCCGGTATTGTCCCGGTGTCATCTTGAACCGCTTGCGGAACACACTGCCGAAGTAGGCAGCATCCTCAAATCCCACCCGCTCGCTGATTTCCCGGATTTTGAGGTCTGTTTCCACCAGCAGCCGGGCGGCCTCCTTCATCCGCAATCCATTCAAGTAATCGACAAAGGATTCACCGTACTTCTCCTTAAACCGCTTGGAGAAATAATTCGGATGGATGAAAAAACGCTCTGCAATGACCGAAAGCTGAATCGGCTCGGCATAATGCTGCTCCAAATACACACGCACTGCCTCCATAATCTCCTTGCCATCCAAATTGCTGGTGTGGGAGAGCAGCCCGATCATATTCGTAACGAGCTTGTTCATCATATCTACAATGTCCTGCCACGCCGTCGTCTGCTCCAGCTCGCGCTGCAGATCCGTCAGCTCCCCAATCGCCCACTTGGAGTTGTCGGCATGGACCAGCCAGTATTTGTTCAGGAACAGGTACAGATCAACACAGAACCACTCGACCATGACATAGCTGGAGGACGGCTCCTGCACAATGGCGCCCAGGCGGCGTTCAATCCATTTATGGATTTTGTCTCTTTCCCATTTGCCCAGCCAGTCCTCCAGCAGCCTGATATCCTCTTGACTGATAAAGGATTTGCGCTGAGCCTCCTTCCCGGTAGAGGTGATCGTCGGGGTCTGATAGATTCGGCTGCTTCCGTGCAAAATCGAATTACGAGCGATCTGCTTCGCCTCCCGGTAGCTTTCCTGCACGCGCGTAATCTGCTCCTGATAAGGCCCTACACCAATGGTCGCTTCAAGGCGCAAATACTTGCGAATGCCGAAAGAGATGGATTCCAGCGCAGAGGTTACGCCCGCCTTATCCTGTCCTTTTCGCAGACCCAGAACGTAAACCAGCTCAAAGCGCCGCAGCGAGTGATGCACCAGAATGCCCTGGATGCTGTTGGAAAGAAACCGCTCTGTGACAATATTCTTGATTGCAAACCAGAGCAGACTCTCCTCCTGGGACCCGAAGGACTGATGCGGCACCTTGAACGACTCCAGCTGAATGACAACGGCTGTAAAATAGGCTCCATGCCTCGCAAGCTCCTCCAGCTCCGCGGTGGCTGTCACGAAATCCTCCTCCTGCAGAAACTGCGTCAGCGCCTGTTGCCGGAACGCCTCCTGGCTGGTCTCCGCTACGCTTCGAAGCTCCTGGATCATCTGCACCGTCTGGTGTTCCGCTTCCTTGCGCTCCAGCAGACTCGACAGCGTGGCGTACAGCTCCTCTTCCTCCAGCGGCTTCACCATGTAATTGGCTACCCCGTACTTGATCGCCTGCTTCGCATAGTCAAAGTTATCGAAGCCCGTAATAATGACGACCTGGACCTCGCTGTCGAGCAGCCGGGCCTGCCGAATAAATTCCAGTCCGTCGATGCCCGGCATGTGAATATCTGTCAGGATCAGGTCCGGCTTGACACTTTTCATCAGCTGAAGCCCCTGTACACCGTCTCCCGCTTCCGCAATCACCGTGACCGGCAGACCGGTCTGGGTAATCTTGTGAATAATGCCCTGGCGTATGATCGGCTCGTCATCCAATACCATGATGTTCATGCTCTCATCCCTCCTGATCCGGCAAACAGGTCTTGATCCTCAAGGTAAACGTTGTCCCGTATTCCGCATCACTGCTAAACGTAATGCCGCATTGACGACCGTACAGCATCTGAATGCGGGACTGCACATTGCTTAAACCTATGGAGGAGGAGGCACCTCTTGGTGCCCCGCCATCCTCCTGGCTGGCGTCCTGCAAAAGACCGCTCAGCCACTCCTGCCGCTCGGCGTCAATGGGAAGACCATTGTTCCATATTTTTACCTGCACCTCGTCCTCTTCGCCGGAAATAGCTTCCAGACGGACGATGCCCCCTTCCAGGCTGCGGCTGATGCCATGATTCACACTGTTTTCCACCAGCGGCTGAAACAGCAGCTTCGGGATCGGCACCTGCTCCAGACCGGGCTCCAGATAGATGGAATAATCCAGGCGGTGGTCAAAGCGGATCTTCTGAATGGCCAGGTACAGTCGAATCTGCTCGAATTCGGCATCCAGGCTTGAAATATCATCCCCGCTGATGTTATAGCGAAACATCTTGGCGAGCGACCTGCTAATAAAGGAAACCCGGTCATCTCCCTGCATGGAGGCAATGCTGTCAATGACACCCAAGGTGTTGTACAAAAAATGAGGGTTGATCTGAGATTGCAGCGATTTGATCTCCGCATTCTTTTTCACAATTTCAGCCTCGTACACCTTGCTGATCAAGCGATTAATTTCCCGGGTCATCCGGTTAAAGGAAGCGCTTAAATATCCAACCTCGTCCTCGGTACGAACCGGAAGCTCCACGGAGTAATTTCCCTTCTCGATGGATTTCATTCCCTTGCTGAGCAGCTTGAGCGGATTAATCGTGCGAGAGGATATGAATCCCGCCAGCAGCATAGAGATGAGCAGCGTAAAGGCCCCGATCCAGATCGTCCTCGTCGTAAAATCATCAATGGACAGCGTCAGCTGCCGGGACGGAATTTCCGAGACGACCGCCCAGCCCGTCTGGCCCAGATTCTCAAAGACAATCAGCTGGCCGCCGGAGTTCTGCTCTCTGAAATAGTGTCCCTTCAGCTGGCCTTGCTGCAGCGCGATTTCCTCCGCCGGCACAATCACTGCGCCGCGCTCCTCCATCTCCCGCGAATAGACAATAGTCCCCTGCTGCTTATCCACGAGATATGTGCGGCTGCCTACGGACGACTCACTCTCACTGAGCCACTGCGCAAGCGCTTCCGGAGATAGCGTGAACACCATCACCCCGATGACCCGGCCCGGGGAAGTTAAGGAAATGTTGCGGATCGCTTGCACATAGGACAGCGTATAGCCCGGCGGCTCCCCTGCTGTATTCGGATTGTACATATCGGTAGGCAGCCACAGCCCTTTGCCTTCCGCCTCTATCGCGGCGTCAGTCAGACGCTGCATCTCATTCTGGGCAATGGTCGTCGATACCAGTCCACCCACCCGGAGAGAGAAGCCATCCTGCTGCAGGATCACGACATTGGTCACAATGGGATGATTGTACACAAAGTTGGAGATTTTGCCGCGATACGAGCTTTGCCCTTCCGGATCGGTCCCCATACCCATCACAAACTGATGAAAGTCAAAATCCCCGAAATAGTTCCAGGCAAAGCTTTTGACGTTCGTCAGATTGGCATTCAGCGTCGAAGCGGCCTGCTGTGTCATGCGAACCTGATGATCCACGGCCTGGGTCCTCAAGTCCTCTGCGGTCCGGAAGTAGAAATCAAATACGAGTACGAATACGATACACAGGACAATAAGCAGGTAAGACAGTAAAATTTTGCGATAAAGCGATTTGCCGATATAACGGCTCACCGAAGACATGAAGCCTCGCACATCCCTGCCCCCTTCCTGTCGATCTGTCCCATGGTGCCCGTTGCGAAGCACTTTATAATGTCCATTGTAAAGGCTGAAGTAGAAACGGAAAAGAGCACCTTTTTCCAGAGAAGCCAAGTGCTTCAGTCAGGCGCTAAACACTTAGCTTCACTGGTGAAATGAGATGCCGTTGAAGAGGATAATGTCTTGAATATAAGGCGTGTCCAGGAAGGGGAGGTATGAATATCTTCACGAATATCTATAAAAATCACAAGCTTTATGCCAAGCGGCAAAGCCCGCTGCTCAAAAGCCCAGGCTGCGCATGATGTATTCTCCTACGGCCTTGTCCACCATCTCCTGAAAGGAATCGAACGGCGTCACCATCCTTGCATGCTGATCCAGCGCTGTTTGCGGCAGAGCCTCAAAGTCCTCATCCTTCTCGACGACAAACCCTCCATCTTCGAAAAAGGCTTCAATAGAAGCAAACCGTGTATGCCGGCCCATGAAGGCCGGATTCAGAATTTGCTCAATCGGCACACTCCGGTTGCTTTCGAGCTCTTTCGCTCTTTGCTCCAGCTGCTCCGCATCCGGGGCTTGCATCTGCTGCAGGCTCTTTTGTATGCTGTTCATCTCGAAATCCATCTTCACCGCTCCAATCCAATTGTATTCAATTCACCAGTGGCGAATGCTCAAACGACCAATGTCTACCATTTTATCATAGTTTCCTAGGCCTGGCATTCCTCCGCCTCTCTCCCCTCCTCTATCAAAAAAATCCTTGAGGAATCAGGTATTTATGCGAAAAAGGGTGACAGGATTCAGCCCGTAAGTAGGTATATTTTACTGCCAGCTCCCTTAAACATGTGGTCAAACCTCGCATAATCTTTTATGATAGACATATAGATTTACTAACTAACTCTTAACCCCAATCCGAGGAGTGAATGTTTTTGGAAAAGATAGGTAGAAATGATGCCTGTCACTGCGGCAGCGGCAAAAAATATAAAAAATGCTGTATGGAGAAAGATCGCCGTTCAGGTGGACCCCGGCGTCATGTCGAACCTTCACAGGAAGAGAAGCTGGCCATGCTCAACGCTCCTTCCAGCCTGGATGAGCTAACAGCCCGGATCGGCCAGATGAAGTGGGACCAGAATTCCTATCGGGAGCTGGCTGAAGAATTGTTCCCTCAGCTGTTCCACGATTACGAATATAATGAGCCGGAGAAGCTGTTCTATCTTTATAACGCGCTGATCATCTGGAACGGCTTTTGCCGCAAGGAAGCTCCGAAGTTCCGCAAAGCGGGCGGCTTCAAGGCCGCGCTGGACCAGCTGTGCACGAAGGCGCTCGATATCCCGGCAACGCAGAATGAGCTCGCAGCCAAGCATGATGTAGCGGCCACAACGCTTGCCAAATGCTCGACTCAGCTGCAGCAATTCATGGGACAGCTTGGACAAGCGGGTTAACATACATGCTTCCATATCAAAGTGAAGGGTGGTGCTCCTAATGAGCTTCAGAGTGAAGAAGCAATGGCTCCTTGCCCGGCTGTATGAGCCGGATCTTGTCATTGTGGATTGTCGATTTGCATTGGGGAAGGCCGATGCTGGCCGGCATGCTTACGAGGAGTCCCATATTCCACGGGCCGTTTATTTGGATCTGGAAAGGAATTTGTCTGCTCCGGTGACAGACCACGGCGGCAGACACCCTCTGCCAGATGCGGAGCACATGGCGAAGGTATTCGGCCAGGCCGGAATAAGTCGTGACAGCCGCGTCGTCATTTACGATGACCAGAACGGCATGGTCGCAAGCCGCCTTTGGTGGATGCTGCGATTCACAGGTCATCAACAGACCTATGTGCTGGAGGAAGGCTTTACCGCCTGGAGTCAGGCTGGGTACCCGGTCACGGCCGATCTGCCGGTCGTCATACCGGCGACCTATGACGTGGAGCTTCAGGGTGAGATGGTGGCTGACGTGGAGCAGGTCCGTAAGGCCTCCCTCACCGGCAGCGCCACCCTGATCGATTCCCGCGAGCCGAGCCGCTATCTCGGCCTGGAAGAGCCCATTGATGCAGCAGCCGGCCACATTCCAGGAGCCGTCAACTACTTCTGGAAAGACCTGCTCACGCAGCAGGGCTCCTGGAAGAGCCCGGAGGAGTGGTCCAACCACTTCCAGGAGCTCCCGAAGGACCAGGAGCTTATCATCTACTGCGGCTCCGGCGTATCCGCCTGCCCCAACGTCCTGGCCCTCCTGGAATCCGGCTTCACCCACGTGAAGCTGTATCCGGGAAGCTGGAGCGACTGGATTAGCTATGCGGGGAATACGGTGGCTACGGGAGAGGAATAGTTTGAAGCGTAAGCTGGAATGTAGCATTGATTTCGAAGTACATCGCTCATGTGACGATGTACTTCTTTGTGCTGGGCTCAGAGGCTCTTGAGCCAACACGGAGTCAACTCTCGCGCTCTGTAAACGTTTGCGCGCTGTCTTCGGACCCGGCGCGGACCAACCTTCTGCTCGGCTTTGCTCGATACATCGTACAACCCCAACGTGCACCAAGATCCTTGACGCTGTACGCACACAAAGAAGGCCGATCAGCCTTCCTCTTGAGAGTGCTGTGGCCGGCCCTTAATTTTGCGCAGAGTCAAACTTGAAAAGTCAGCATTTCAAACGGTTAAGATATTAATCTAACATGAAATCAACAAATGCCCATCAACGTGTATGAGAAGATATATCTAGCAATTTATCGTCAATCAATCGATCAATTTCAGGGAATATGGTTTTCTGAATGTTTTTGGCTGCTTGAACTTGTCCTTTTATAGATCGAAGCTTTTTTATCCTCTTACTTATTTCACGCGGATTGTATGTATATAATCTTTCTTTCTCAGCCATAGATCCTGTATATATTTTTTCTCGAAGCCTGTTAGGAACAGTTAATGCGTGTTCTTTTGTTATGACTACACCTGTAACTAACTTGAAGTCTTCTTTGGAAAAATATTTAACTTTTTTATATTTTGGTCTGTGACCATATTTTCTTAACACAATATCGACTTCATTAGCTAATGCTTTTGGATTAAAGGATGTTTTGCTGGAAAAAGTCATATCATCTACATACAAAGTAAATATAGAGTTAAATCGTTGGGAAATTTCTTTGAGTTCCGTAAACATATCAAAATAGGCGTAATAGGCAAGCATTTGGCTAGTGGGGCAACCAGTGGGGATTTTGTTATCGAAAGTGATAATATCAGTTAGTATACAAGCAACATCTTTTGAGGTCTGTAGCATTTTTATGAAAAAATTGTATACATACTCTCTTTTGCAGTTATCATAAAACTTTCGAATATCGATTGTTAGAAAGTAATCGGAGTGTTGGTGGGTCAAGGCGTTATTTAAATAACTTTTTCCTTTTTCTCCAGAGATGAGATAGTCAGGACGCTTTACTTTTTCTAGGAGCCTAAGAATTCTTTTTTGAAGCTTTTTAAGTTCCGCTTTTGGTGCTGTTATTAATCTTGGATCACCATCGTTTTTTTGTAGAGAGAATGAATGATATAGGGTGATGTTAGAGATGGTTTTCAGTTTTTCATAATCAATCTTTAAATAATATGCTAACTTTCGTTTACTTTTACATTTGTATAAAGCACATTGGTCAAGTTCATGTTTCTTCCTTATTTGTGTCATCGTCATCCCTCTCTTTAGACATAAAGTTAATAAAACGCATCATAAGTTTTTTGACAAATTCTTGAGAATTACTGGTTTTTGATGCATCATTATAATCTTCACTTAAGAGTATGAGAGAAGAAAGTTTTATTCCATAAATATCTGAATATTTTTGAAGTATTTCAAGAGAAGGTTGTTTTTTATTATTTTCAATTTCAGATAAATAACTTTTGGAAATACCCAATTTTAGACTCATCTCAGTTGCGTTGTATCCATATATTGTTCGCGTCCGTTTGAGCACTTCTCCAATCATTTTTATTACATCCTTTCGGGTGAAACTAAAGTAAATTAGGTAGGCTTCCCGCACGCCAGTACTTATCATTTCTTAAAGAATTCAAGGATAATGTGCGCAATCTTGAGTAAAACAAGAATGAGTTCCAACGCCTTCATAACAAAGCGGAATGTTTTACGGCGCATAAAAGCACGTATCTTTGAGAGAACTCTTTTAAAAACTTTAAGTACCTTCGGGATGTCCTGCGTGAACAACGATTTTTTGCACATGTGCATTCTCCTTTTAAGAACTAAGAAGATTTTTGGCTTAGTTCTCTCCCTAAAAAGAAGATGGTGCACACAGGACGCCTACCTAATTCATTCTGCACCGCGCGCAGCTCCCAGCGCGCGGTGGGGAAGAACGGGTGTCACCACACGCCTGCCCTATTTTGGTAGAATACTTTAAAAGTATTCCTCGAGTGTAAACACTCCAGTTGGTGGGAAATGACCTGTTGACTCTATTAAAAATAGTCAACGACTCGCTGTATTAGTAGAATACTATTGTTCACGATTAAAGTCAATAGTTCGCAAATAGCGAATTAGTATAATCATGGTACTTCTACAAGGATCTGTTTCTTCACCGACTTTGTAGTCTATTAGTCTATCCCGTACGTATGGCTGTAGCGATCCAAAGTGATAACAACACTTGAATGTCCCAATCACTCCGATTCAACCTTTGGATGTACGCTTCTGTTGGAGCAGCAAACTGGCATGTGTATGGCGGAGATCATGAAACCGAATTGTAGGAAGCTCTGACTTGCGAAGCAAGTCTAGCCAAAGTGTTTCAAAGTAGTAGGTGCTTACAGGGCAACCGAGTTTGGCTAATATAACCAAAACATGATCGGTGTAACTGACCTGGCACCAGCAGCGAGTTTGTCCTGCGCAATGAGGATTTTTCTCGCTAAGTGCATTGATTGTGATCCAAGTCAGTTTTATTGTCCGGATGATGGCTTTCGTATTAGGCTCTTGAATAATATGCCCTTACTCCCCCGTGTGTATGATTGTAAGACAGTGATTGCGGTTAAACACCCTTATTATGGACACTGCACCTCTTATTCGATCTAGACCAAAGTATTGCTTTAAAACTCTTCCATTTACTCATAAATGCGCACTTTGAGCCGCGTTAGACTTTAACTTGCTTTGGTTTTACTGTCCCATCCTTGACCGCCTTCATATATTCATATGGAGAGAAGTCGTAGATGCTGCCATGTAGACGAATTTGGTTGTAATCTTGAATAAACTGAATAACCATTTCATAAGCCTGCGGATAGGTATCGAATTCATTGCGACGATAGCATTCTAGTTCGATGATGGCATGATAGGACTCGATGTGAGCATTTTTGTTCGGCGTTTTAGGTGGAATACGCTCGTGGACCATACCAAACTCCGTACAGACCTCTGCAAACCGGTTGCTGATAAACTGCGGACCCTTATCGGAACGTATGACAGGTTTATCTGCTTGATCAAAGAGCTGGCGCTTCATAAGCGCTTCTTGCGTGATTTGAACGAGATGCTTGGCCTCACAGGTCAGTCCGATATGATAGGTGACAATGGCACGATCAAACACATCTATGATACTCATAAGTAGAAAGAAAAATCGCTGCTCTCCATGAATCCATCCATATTTAATATCGACTTCCCACAACTGATTTGAGGCGGTTATTACGCGATTGTTCGCAAGTCGCTTGGGGTATTTGAGGATGATTTTGCGCTGTGGGCGAAGTACATCCATGAGCTTGCAAAGGCGGTATACTTTCTTTTTGTTAATCCTCAGCTTGTAGCGTCTTCGAAGAAGCACCGTAAGCTTACGATAACCATACGCTGCGCCTTCTCCTGCCAAGAACTCCGTAATCCATTCACTGATCTGTTCATCGCTAACGTGCTTGCCGTCTTGTGTGTATGAGTAACCAGGTGCGGGGCGACCGACCCTGTGGATCGATTTGGCTTCTTGCTGGATTCTATTCACATGTGCATAATACGTAGAACGTTCGACCTCTAATACACGCAGTACAAAGTTGATGTTATGCCCTTGTCCAATGTATTTCTGGGCAATCTCTATTTTATCCGCAAGTGCGGGTTCGTTTTTTTTAGTAGGTCTTTGAGAATATCCCTCTCTAAGGCTTGCTCCGCAAAGAGCTTCTTCAGTTTTTCATTTTCTTATTCCAACTGTGCATAATCTTCAGCAGTAGGAATGAATTTCGCTTGCTTAACACTGTTCCCGTCTAACTGATCCAGATCCCCAGATCCTTACGGTTAGCTCTCTGGCCCATCTGAGAACCATCTTAGGATCGAGCTCATGTTGACGAGCTACCGCCGTCATATTACCAATCTCTTTTCCCTTGGCTACCACCATTTTCTTGAAGTTTAAGTCGTATTGTTTCTTTTTCATCTCTCGTTCCCCTCCACTTGATTTCATTGTATCTATGTAAGGGGTGTACTGTCCAAGTCTAAATAGGGCTTGCTGAACGATTCTTTATCCAGCCTTCAGAGCTAGGCGTCCACGAGACTGCATCGTGAAAATGAGGAAAAAAAGAACGCGGAGCCTACGTTCCAAGTTCATCACCAGAAGCTGTAGCGTAATCACCGATTCACTTGTCTTTGCAAGGCGTGCGCGAATACAGCCAAGTCCATACTTGCGCTTGCCTTCTCCAAACTTGCCTTCAATCGCGTTTCGTTCGCCGGTGTCCTGTTTGAGAACTTGCTTTTCTTCGCTTGTCGGTCCATTTTTCGGCTTGCGCCCCAATGCTGGTCCACGGAGTCGGATTCCATGTTGCTTGCAGAAGCTCCGGTTTTCGCGCGTGCGATAGATTTGATCGGCTTGGACGACAGCCGGATAGAATCCCATACGCTTGCGGTACTTCTCGATCACGTCAATAAGCGTCGTGCTCTCGTTGAAGTTATCCCAGGACAACCGATCCAGGAACGCATAGCCTTTGGTCATGCTTACTGCGATCTTGGCTCCGAACTCGACGCGTGCCTTGGCTTTCCCTCGTACAATCGGCCGGATATGCGGCTGATGAATGCTGACGATCCGATCTTCCATCTGGTGAGAACGTGCATTGTACATGTGTAACTGCTG is part of the Paenibacillus algicola genome and harbors:
- a CDS encoding reverse transcriptase family protein yields the protein MTQIRKKHELDQCALYKCKSKRKLAYYLKIDYEKLKTISNITLYHSFSLQKNDGDPRLITAPKAELKKLQKRILRLLEKVKRPDYLISGEKGKSYLNNALTHQHSDYFLTIDIRKFYDNCKREYVYNFFIKMLQTSKDVACILTDIITFDNKIPTGCPTSQMLAYYAYFDMFTELKEISQRFNSIFTLYVDDMTFSSKTSFNPKALANEVDIVLRKYGHRPKYKKVKYFSKEDFKLVTGVVITKEHALTVPNRLREKIYTGSMAEKERLYTYNPREISKRIKKLRSIKGQVQAAKNIQKTIFPEIDRLIDDKLLDISSHTR
- a CDS encoding helix-turn-helix domain-containing protein, whose protein sequence is MIGEVLKRTRTIYGYNATEMSLKLGISKSYLSEIENNKKQPSLEILQKYSDIYGIKLSSLILLSEDYNDASKTSNSQEFVKKLMMRFINFMSKERDDDDTNKEET
- a CDS encoding IS3 family transposase yields the protein MEIAQKYIGQGHNINFVLRVLEVERSTYYAHVNRIQQEAKSIHRVGRPAPGYSYTQDGKHVSDEQISEWITEFLAGEGAAYGYRKLTVLLRRRYKLRINKKKVYRLCKLMDVLRPQRKIILKYPKRLANNRVITASNQLWEVDIKYGWIHGEQRFFFLLMSIIDVFDRAIVTYHIGLTCEAKHLVQITQEALMKRQLFDQADKPVIRSDKGPQFISNRFAEVCTEFGMVHERIPPKTPNKNAHIESYHAIIELECYRRNEFDTYPQAYEMVIQFIQDYNQIRLHGSIYDFSPYEYMKAVKDGTVKPKQVKV